The region CTATGTGGCTGGCTGTCCTCCTCGCCCGGAAGGGTTGATCCACGGCATTTTGACCCTGCACGAAAAAGTGCGCGGCCAGAAACTACCTGATTGGGCATAGAGGAGGCGAGCGCATCATGGGTGAACATTTGCACAAAGCCGTTCAAGCCTTACAAGAGCGCTTCAATGCCACGGTCAGCGAATTCCGCGACGAAGTGAGCGTCTTCCTGCTCCCCGATCAGATTGTCGAGGCATGTAAGGCGCTGCGCGATGAATTTGAGTTTGAAATGCTTGAAGACGAGACAGCTGTCGATTACTGGCCTGAAGAAACGCCTCGTTTTCACATCGTTTATCATATTTATTCCTACAAACACAATGAACGCATTTGCCTGCGGGTGCCTCTCAACGGTAACTCCCCTTCCATCCCCACCATCGAGGGGGTTTATCCCAATGCCAACTGGTATGAACGTGAAGTCTGGGATATGTTTGGTATTCATTATGAAGGCCATTCGGACTTGCGCCGCATCCTCATGCCTCATGATTGGGAAGGCCACCCGTTGCGCAAGGATTACCCGTTAGGACATGAAGAGATCATGTTTAGCTTCAATTTTGACGAGATCAACGCTCGCAAACGGTATGCCACAGAATAGCAGGTAGGGTAGCAGTATGCCGCAGATCAATACTCATATCGATGAAAGTATGCTCGATGGCTTCACCCGGCTGGTGACTCAGGAAGCCATCGAGGGGAAAACCATGTTGCTCAATATGGGCCCTCAACACCCCAGCACACATGGCGTGTTGAGGCTACTGCTGGAATTAGACGGTGAATTTGTAGTCAATGTCATCCCCGACATTGGTTTCTTGCACACCGGCGTCGAAAAGCACATGGAATACAAGACTTTTGAGAAGGCGGTGGTGATGACCGACCGCCTGGATTATTTGAACAACATTGGCAACAATCTGGTCTATTGTCTGGCGGTCGAAAAGCTGGTGGACCTGGATGTCCCGCCCCGCGCCCAGGCAATTCGAGTTATCCTGACCGAATTGCAGCGCATTGCCTCTCACCTGGTCTGGTTGGGTACCCATGCCCTCGATTTAGCAGCCATGTCGGTTTTCCTCTACTGCTTCCGTGAGCGCGAAATGATTCTGGACATTATGGAAATGTGCAGCGGGCAGCGCATGATGACCAGCTATTTTCGACCAGGCGGGCTCTGGCGGGATGTTCCGGTTGAGTTCGAGGATGCCGTGCGGCAATTCTTACGCATCTTCCCTGCCCGTATCGATGAATATGAAGCCTTACTGACCAAAAATCCGCTGTTTATTGAGCGCACCAAACACATCGGCGTTTTATCCGCTGAAGATGCCATGAAGTGGGGCGTGACCGGACCCAGCCTGCGCGCCAGCGGCATAGCCCATGACCTGCGCAAGGTGCGTCCCTATTCAGGCTACGAGCAGTACGATTTTGATATCCCAACCCACACTGACGGCGACACGTATGCCCGCTACCTGGTACGCATGGAAGAAATGCGTCAATCTGTGCGCATTGTCCAACAGGCATTGGATAAACTCCCCTATGGGCCAACCCGCTCCAACAACCGCAAATTCGTGCCACCGCCGCGCTCAGAGTTAGGGCATAGCATGGAAGCTGTCATTCACCACTTCAAGCTCTTTACCGAAGGTTTCCCTGCACCTAAAGGCGCTGTCTATGTAGCCGTTGAATCGCCCCGTGGTGAGTTGGGAGTGTATCTCGAAGGCGATGGCGGACCGAAACCCTATCGGATTCATTGGCGTACCCCTTCCTTTGCCAATTTGCAAGTGCTGAAGCTGCTTGCCAAAGGTCATCTGGTTGCCGATCTGGTCGCCCTGATCGGTACCATTGATATCGTCTTAGGAGATGTAGACCGGTGAACCACCTGCTGGAAAAATATGCATCCGAAATCGAAACGACCCTGGCGAAATATCCGCCGGATCAAAAACGCGCCGCCGCTATGCCATTGCTCTATCTGGCGCAGCGTGAATATGGTTACGTGACCAAACAGGCGCTCCTCGAGATCAGCGAAATCCTCGATGTCCCGACCACCGAAATCGGGCAGTTGGTTGGCTTTTACACTCTCTACCATGACGAACCAGGCGGTAAATATCGCATTCAGGTATGCACTGATCTTCCCTGTGCCCTGCGTGGCGCAGAAGAATTCCTCGAACAGTTATGCGAAAACTTAGGCATTCAGGTGGGTGAGACCACACCGGATGGTTTGATCACGATCGAGAAGGTGATGTGCCTGGCAGGCTGCGACCGTGCCCCTCTGTTTCAAGTTCAAACTGCGGAAGGCATCACCTACCACGAAAATCAAAGCGTGGAAAGTGCAATGAAACTCGTTCGAACCTGGCAGAGTAACCCATGAAACGACCGTATCTCCTCCTACGACATCGCGACATTCCTGACCTGAACGATCTGGCTGTTTACCGCCAACACGGTGGTTTTGAGGCCTTTCGCAAGGCTGTGACAACCCTGCTACCCCATGAGGTGACCGAGATCGTCAAAGCCTCCGGATTGCGCGGGCGAGGTGGGGCTGGCTTTCCTACCGGTATGAAATGGTCATTTATCGACAACAAAAACTGGCCTCACTATGTGGTTGCCAACGCAGACGAATCAGAACCAGGCACCTTTAAAGACCGCGAGATCATGGAAGGCAATCCCTTCCAATTTTTGGAAGGCTTGATGATCGCCTCCTATGCAGTTCAAGCCAATGTGGCATATGTCTATTTGCGGGGCGAATTCTGGCAATTAGCCCATCAACTCGATCGGCGCATCCAACAATTACACAGCGCCGGTTTGTTAGGCGATCGGTTGTTTGGCACAGACTATTCGCTGCGCATTTACACCCATCTGGGAGCAGGTGCTTATATTTGCGGCGAAGAGACCGCTTTGTTAGAATCCTTAGAAGGCAAATTGGGACAGCCCCGCTTGCGCCCCCCATTTCCTCCAGCGGTAGGCCTGTTTGGCAAACCGACCATCGTTAATAACGTCGAGACTCTGGCGAATGTGCCCCTGATCATTGAGCACGGCGCTGAATGGTATCGGTCATTCGGCACCGAGAAAAGCCCCGGGGTTAAGGTTTTCTGCCTTTCGGGTCGAATCAATCGCCCTGGTAACTACGAATTGCCGTTGGGCACTACCTTCCGAGAGTTGATCTTTGAATATGGCAAGGGCATCCCAGACGGCAAGCAGATCAAAGCCATCATGGCAGCTGGCGCTTCTTCGGCTTTGATTGTCGCCGATGAGCGCGCCCTGGATACGCCTATGGATTATGAGAGCGTCCCCTCTCTGGGAGCCCAGTTGGGCTCAGCTTCGATCATCGTGATCGATGAAACCGTGAGCATGGATTGGCTGATTCGCAAGACCATCCATTTCTTCCAGCACGAATCCTGCGGCAAGTGTACGCCATGTCGCGAAGGCACCTACTGGATGAAACACATCATCGATCGCATTCACCGGGGCGAGGCAAGTCAAAACGATGTTGAGCTGCTCTACGATGTCGCCAGCCAGATGCGTGGCAAATGTCTATGCGCCCTGGGAGAGTTCTCGATTGAAGCCGTGCTATCAGCCCTCGAACGCTTCCCGCAAGATTTTGCTGCTCGCGTTACCCAAGAGGAGCCTGCGCTATGACCCCCAAGATGATCACCCTGACCATAGACGGCATTCAGGTTACCGTCCCCGAAGGGACAAATATTGTCGATGCCGCTAAAAAAGCCGGCATCGATATTCCGGTCTTTTGCTATCACCCCAAAATGCACCCGGTCGGAATGTGCCGCATGTGCCTGGTGGAGGTGGGTCGCCCGGTGATTGACCGCGCCACCGGGGAGTTTGTCCGCAACGAAGACGGCTCACTCAAAATTCAGTTCAACCCCAAGTTGGAGACCGGCTGCACCACCCCAGTCTCTGAGGGCATGGTGGTCATCAACACTTCGGACAAGGTCAAGCGCGGGCGCAAAGACATCCTGGAGTTTTTGCTCACCTCTCACCCCTTAGATTGCCCGATTTGCGACAAAGGCGGTGAATGCCCCCTGCAAAACCTGACCATGGCACACGGGCCTGGCACATCGCGCTTCTTGTTCGACGAGAAGAAACACCTCTTGAAACACACGCCTTTAGGAGAGTTGATTTACCTTGACCAGGAACGGTGCATCCAGTGCGGGCGATGTGTCCGCTTTCAAGAGGAACTGGTGGATGATCCGGTCATTGGCTTCTCTCAGCGCGGGCGTTCGTTGCAGATCGTCACGTATTCCGAACCCGGATTCGACTCGATCTTTTCCGGCAACACCACCGACATTTGTCCGGTCGGCGCTTTGACCACAGCCGATTTTCGCTTCGGAGCTCGTCCCTGGGAGTTAAACGCTGCCGCCAGCATCTGTCAACAATGTCCGGTCGGCTGTAACCTGACTCTGAATGTGCGCCGTGAGGCAGTGGCAGGCGGCAAGGTTGTCATCAAGCGCGTGATGCCGCGTCAGAATGAATGGGTGAATGAGATCTGGATTTGTGACAAAGGGCGTTTTGGCTATCATTACACTGAGTCCCAAGAACGGCTAACCCAACCTCTGGTGCGTAAGGGAGGAGAATTGTCGCCGGTCAGCTGGGAGGAAGCGCTTGGGTTAGTTGCCGAACGTTTCCGTCAGGCTGGTGAAAATCTTCTCAGCGTGGCGGGCGGGCGTCTCTCGAATGAGGATTTCTTTAACCTGCGCAAACTCACCGAAGGCATCGGCGGAAAAACCGCGCTCTATACCCAAATGGGCGGCGGCGATCTGGTTACTCTGGCAGGCATGTCACCGGGCAGCAATCTCGCCGATCTGGGGAAAGGAGATGCTATTCTGGTCATCGCCTCCGATTTGCACCAGGAAGCGCCAATCTGGTGGCTACGGGTGAAACAAGCTGCCGAGCGCGGGGCAACGCTGATCGTAGCTCTGCCACGACCGAACCGCCTGGATAAATTTGCTCAGCAGGTTTTGCGCTACCAATACGGAGAAGAAAGTGGCTTGATCCTGGCAATGATCAACGCCCTTTCTGCCAAGCGTCCCGAATTGCCCGAGAATGTTAATCCGCTCTGGCGAGATTCCAGGGTGCAAGCTGCAGCGAAAGCCTTTGCCGAAGCTCAAAACGCAGTGATTTTCTTCGGCAGCGAAGGGGTTGGCTTGCAGACTTCGCAAGCCCTTGCCCAGGCCTGCACCAACTTCCTCTTGGTGACCAATCATCTTGGCCGTCCCAACAACGGTTTAATCCCTGTCTGGCAACGACCAAACGAGCAGGGTGCCTGGGAACTGGGTTGGCGACCATTACCGAACCTTGGCGAAGCGATGGGAAAGGCGAGCGCTTTATATCTTGTGGCCTGTGATCCGGCTGGAGATGATCCTACCCTGCCCTTAACACCGGATTTCCTGGTCGTCCAGGACCTGTTCCTGACTGCCACCGCCAAACTTGCCCACGTCGTCCTGCCGGCATTGCCCTTCACCGAGCGTGAGGGCAGCCTGGTCAACGGCGAGCGGCGGGTGCAACGCTATTATCCGGCCGTGCCGGCTCGCCCAGGCCCTCGCCCAGATTTTGCCATCAGCGGACAATTAGGCAAGCTGCTCGGGATTGACCTGGAGGATCGGATTGCTGCGAAGGTTATGATGCGCATCGCTGCTGAAGCGCCTGCCTTTGCGGGCATCTCCTACACTGCCCTGGCGCAGGCTCCAGAACAATGGCCAATTATTGGGCGCGCAGACCTCTATTACGGAGGTACAACCTATGAAAACAAGCAGGGCATTGGCGTCCAACTGCCAAACGGCATTCTGCGTGGTGAACAGGTCACCCTAAACTGGCCATCTCTGGCAACAGGCATTCCGAACGAGGAAGGTATCCTGGCTGTGCCGATTAACACACTTTATGACAGCGGCACCACCCTGTTGCCTTCCAGATTACTGGATCAAGGCCGCATCGGAACGGTAATCTGGATTCACCCCGCCCAGGCAAATGCCAACGCCATTCAGGAAGGCGACCTGGTGCATCTGCAAATTGGCGAAGCTTCTGCCATGGCAACCGCCCTGTTGGATGAACACGTCCCACCAGGGGTGATCTTAACCCCGCGCAGTACGGGCATTCCGCTCCACGAACCCCACCTGGTCCAACTCAAGGTGGTCGAACGGAGCTAAAAAACGAGGTCGTTATGGATTGGGCATCTCTGATCGAATGGACAATCAAATCGCTTGCCTTGATTTTGGCTTTGCTCGGCGGTTTTGCTTATCTGACCCTCTTTGAGCGCAAGGTTTTGGCGCGCTTTCAGGTGCGCATCGGACCAAATCGCGCCGGTCCGTTTGGCATCTTACAACCGGTTGCGGATGGAATTAAGCTCATTTTCAAAGAGGAGCTCATCCCTGCCAACGCAGATAAAATCATTTTCATCCTTGCCCCGATCGTAACGGTTGTGCCAGCCCTGGTGATTATGGCGGTTGTCCCCTTTGGACCTCCCATTCAACTATTTGGTCGAACGATCACCCTCCAGGTTACCGATCTGAACGTCGGGATTCTCTATATTATGGCAATTGCTTCGATCTCGGTTTACGGCATTGTCCTGGCAGGATGGTCTTCGAACAATAAGTATGCCACGTTAGGGGGCATTCGCTCTTCAGCGCAGATGATCAGCTATGAACTTGCATTAGGGTTAGCATTTACCGGCCCAATTCTGTTAACCTCCTCCCTCAGCCTGACAGAAATCGTCGAAGCCCAACGCGGTGTCTGGTTTGTCCTCTATCAACCGATTGGGGCATTTATTTTCTGGGTTTCCACGCTGGCAGAGGTCAATCGGGCGCCTTTCGATATGCCTGAAGCAGAACAGGAATTAACCGCCGGTTATCACACCGAATATTCGGGGATGAAGTTTGCCCTCTTCTTCATGGCAGAATACGTCAAGATGATTGCCGTTTCTGCTATTGCGGTCACACTCTTCTTCGGGGGCTATCGCGGACCTTTCGTCGATCAGCTTCCAATCTTGGGGCCAATCTACTTCTTGCTCAAAGTGGTCGGCTTTCTCTTCCTGATGGTTTGGGTGCGGGCAACCCTGCCACGCATTCGCTACGATCGTCTGATGGCTTTTGGCTGGAAAGTATTGTTTTCGCTTGCTTTAGGCAATGCCATGCTGACGGCTCTGGGCATCTTGCTGGCAGATACCTATCAAAACCCACTCTGGCTGTGGTCCATCCCGATCATGACCATTGCCTTCTTTTTACTGGTAGTTTATTCGATGCGAGGTTCAATCGCAGGAGGTAATAAGTAATGTTAGGTGATCTTGCGCGTGGTTTAGCCACAACTCTCAAAGCAATGTTCGAGAAACCGGTAACGATCCAGTATCCGGAAGTAAAACGCCCGGTGCGCAGCCGCTACAAGGGTCGGCATGTGCTGAAACGTTATGAAAATGGGCTGGAAAAGTGTATTGGCTGTTCTTTGTGCGCGGCTGCCTGTCCGGCGGACGCGATTTTCGTCGAAGCGGC is a window of Anaerolineae bacterium DNA encoding:
- a CDS encoding NADH-ubiquinone oxidoreductase chain G codes for the protein MTPKMITLTIDGIQVTVPEGTNIVDAAKKAGIDIPVFCYHPKMHPVGMCRMCLVEVGRPVIDRATGEFVRNEDGSLKIQFNPKLETGCTTPVSEGMVVINTSDKVKRGRKDILEFLLTSHPLDCPICDKGGECPLQNLTMAHGPGTSRFLFDEKKHLLKHTPLGELIYLDQERCIQCGRCVRFQEELVDDPVIGFSQRGRSLQIVTYSEPGFDSIFSGNTTDICPVGALTTADFRFGARPWELNAAASICQQCPVGCNLTLNVRREAVAGGKVVIKRVMPRQNEWVNEIWICDKGRFGYHYTESQERLTQPLVRKGGELSPVSWEEALGLVAERFRQAGENLLSVAGGRLSNEDFFNLRKLTEGIGGKTALYTQMGGGDLVTLAGMSPGSNLADLGKGDAILVIASDLHQEAPIWWLRVKQAAERGATLIVALPRPNRLDKFAQQVLRYQYGEESGLILAMINALSAKRPELPENVNPLWRDSRVQAAAKAFAEAQNAVIFFGSEGVGLQTSQALAQACTNFLLVTNHLGRPNNGLIPVWQRPNEQGAWELGWRPLPNLGEAMGKASALYLVACDPAGDDPTLPLTPDFLVVQDLFLTATAKLAHVVLPALPFTEREGSLVNGERRVQRYYPAVPARPGPRPDFAISGQLGKLLGIDLEDRIAAKVMMRIAAEAPAFAGISYTALAQAPEQWPIIGRADLYYGGTTYENKQGIGVQLPNGILRGEQVTLNWPSLATGIPNEEGILAVPINTLYDSGTTLLPSRLLDQGRIGTVIWIHPAQANANAIQEGDLVHLQIGEASAMATALLDEHVPPGVILTPRSTGIPLHEPHLVQLKVVERS
- a CDS encoding NADH-ubiquinone oxidoreductase chain D encodes the protein MPQINTHIDESMLDGFTRLVTQEAIEGKTMLLNMGPQHPSTHGVLRLLLELDGEFVVNVIPDIGFLHTGVEKHMEYKTFEKAVVMTDRLDYLNNIGNNLVYCLAVEKLVDLDVPPRAQAIRVILTELQRIASHLVWLGTHALDLAAMSVFLYCFREREMILDIMEMCSGQRMMTSYFRPGGLWRDVPVEFEDAVRQFLRIFPARIDEYEALLTKNPLFIERTKHIGVLSAEDAMKWGVTGPSLRASGIAHDLRKVRPYSGYEQYDFDIPTHTDGDTYARYLVRMEEMRQSVRIVQQALDKLPYGPTRSNNRKFVPPPRSELGHSMEAVIHHFKLFTEGFPAPKGAVYVAVESPRGELGVYLEGDGGPKPYRIHWRTPSFANLQVLKLLAKGHLVADLVALIGTIDIVLGDVDR
- a CDS encoding NADH-ubiquinone oxidoreductase chain C codes for the protein MGEHLHKAVQALQERFNATVSEFRDEVSVFLLPDQIVEACKALRDEFEFEMLEDETAVDYWPEETPRFHIVYHIYSYKHNERICLRVPLNGNSPSIPTIEGVYPNANWYEREVWDMFGIHYEGHSDLRRILMPHDWEGHPLRKDYPLGHEEIMFSFNFDEINARKRYATE
- a CDS encoding NADH-ubiquinone oxidoreductase chain H → MDWASLIEWTIKSLALILALLGGFAYLTLFERKVLARFQVRIGPNRAGPFGILQPVADGIKLIFKEELIPANADKIIFILAPIVTVVPALVIMAVVPFGPPIQLFGRTITLQVTDLNVGILYIMAIASISVYGIVLAGWSSNNKYATLGGIRSSAQMISYELALGLAFTGPILLTSSLSLTEIVEAQRGVWFVLYQPIGAFIFWVSTLAEVNRAPFDMPEAEQELTAGYHTEYSGMKFALFFMAEYVKMIAVSAIAVTLFFGGYRGPFVDQLPILGPIYFLLKVVGFLFLMVWVRATLPRIRYDRLMAFGWKVLFSLALGNAMLTALGILLADTYQNPLWLWSIPIMTIAFFLLVVYSMRGSIAGGNK
- a CDS encoding NADH-ubiquinone oxidoreductase chain E; translation: MNHLLEKYASEIETTLAKYPPDQKRAAAMPLLYLAQREYGYVTKQALLEISEILDVPTTEIGQLVGFYTLYHDEPGGKYRIQVCTDLPCALRGAEEFLEQLCENLGIQVGETTPDGLITIEKVMCLAGCDRAPLFQVQTAEGITYHENQSVESAMKLVRTWQSNP
- a CDS encoding NADH-ubiquinone oxidoreductase chain F, with the translated sequence MKRPYLLLRHRDIPDLNDLAVYRQHGGFEAFRKAVTTLLPHEVTEIVKASGLRGRGGAGFPTGMKWSFIDNKNWPHYVVANADESEPGTFKDREIMEGNPFQFLEGLMIASYAVQANVAYVYLRGEFWQLAHQLDRRIQQLHSAGLLGDRLFGTDYSLRIYTHLGAGAYICGEETALLESLEGKLGQPRLRPPFPPAVGLFGKPTIVNNVETLANVPLIIEHGAEWYRSFGTEKSPGVKVFCLSGRINRPGNYELPLGTTFRELIFEYGKGIPDGKQIKAIMAAGASSALIVADERALDTPMDYESVPSLGAQLGSASIIVIDETVSMDWLIRKTIHFFQHESCGKCTPCREGTYWMKHIIDRIHRGEASQNDVELLYDVASQMRGKCLCALGEFSIEAVLSALERFPQDFAARVTQEEPAL